Genomic window (Paenibacillus sp. PK3_47):
GGACCTGTCCTGCGGGTTAGTTCGCGAAGATGCCATCCTGTATGCAAATGCCGGAGATGATAAGACGCTGAAACAGCTGGAAGCGGAGTTTGAGGCTTATCAGAAGATCGGGATCCCGGGGGAATGGCAGGATAACATCTCGCTGCCGCTGATGGCTGGAGGAGCCATTAAGCTTTCGGGCCAATACCGTTTCCATCCGCTGCAGTATCTTAAGGGACTGCTGGACGTCGTCCTCGAAAAGGGCGGTGTCGTCTTCGAGCACACCACGATCGGGGAGAAGGTGGATAAAGACGGTCTCCTCACGCTGCACACCGAAGGGGAGGAGTACACCATCAAGTGCCGCCACGCCGTTTCGGCTTCCCATTTCCCTTTTTATGACGGGGGCGGCCTTTATTTCACGCGCCTGCATGCGGAACGTTCCTACGCTCTGGCCATTCAGCCTGAAGCTGATTATGAGGGAGGGATGTATCTGAGCGCCTCAACCCCGACACGCTCCCTGCGGGCAGTGGAATGGAACGGCCAGAAGCTGGTGCTCGTCGGCGGTGAAGGGCACAAGACCGGTCAGGGCATCTGCACCTTCGGCCATTACGAGAATCTGGAGGTGTTCGCCGGCGAACTGCTTGGCATCAAGGGCATTCCTTACCGCTGGTCGGCCCAGGATCTCATTACGGTGGACAAAGTTCCTTACATCGGCAAGCTTGATGATGAAGAAATTTATATTGCCACAGGCTTCGCCAAGTGGGGCATGACCAACGGAACACTGGCGGCACGCATGATTACGGATCAGATCACAGGCAAGGGCAGCCCATACACCGAGCTGTATGATCCTTCCCGCTTCAAGGCCAAACCCGGTATCAAAAACTTCATTGTACAAAACAGCAATGTAGCCAAAGAGCTGGTAACCGGCAAGCTGGAATTTGTCCACAAAAAAACACGCGATCTGCAGGCCGACGAAGGTGCCGTTGTATTCCATGACGGCAAACGGGTAGGCGCCTACCGCGATACCGGGGGCAAGCTCCATCTTGTGGACAGAACCTGTACCCATATGGGCTGTGAATGTGAATGGAATGACGGGGAACGCTCCTGGGACTGCCCTTGTCACGGCTCCCGCTTCTCCTACGATGGAAAAGTGCTCGAAGGTCCGGCTACGGTACCGCTGACCAAGATTGAGGCGGAAGAATAAGCGGCTGCGGCGTGATTGCCTGGCTCCGCTCAGGTATAATAGTAGCTGAACTGCTTAATCACTAATTAAGTATGCAAAGGGAGCGTGAGTACTGGTTATGGATTTAAGAGGAAAAAGCATTGTAATTACCGGCGCAGGCAAAGGGATCGGTAAAGCTCTGGCGATGGCACTGGCCAAGGAAGGCGCCAATCTGGGCCTCGTCTCCAGAACAGCTGCAGATCTGGAGGCGCTGAAATCAGCGCTTACCGAGGTATATGACGTAAAGGTCAGCATCGCCGTAGCCGATATCGCAGTCCGCGAAGAAGCGGAGCGGGCTGTAGTCTCGCTGCAGAATGACCTCGGGGCATTCGATGCGCTGATCAACAATGCCGGAATTGCCAAGTTCGGCACTCTGGTCGAAATGGACCCGGCGGAATGGGAACGCCATATGCAGGTCAACCTGTTCGGGACTTATTATGTGACCCGTGCCGCTCTGCCGGCGATGATCGAACGCAGCAGCGGGAATATCATCAATATCTCTTCCACCGCCGGAGAACGCGGCTTTGCCACCGGTTCGGCTTACTGCGCTTCCAAGTTCGCCCTGATGGGCATGACCGAAGCGCTGGCCCAGGAAGTGCGCAAGCACAACATCCGTGTCGTTGCACTGACGCCAAGCACGGTCAACACGGGACTGGCCGAGAATGCAGGGCTGAAAATCGGTGATGAAGACCGGATGATGCAGCCTGAGGATGTGGCAGAGCTGACACTGGCGGCACTCAAGCTGCCTGACCGTGTATTCCTGAAGACGGCAGGAATCTGGACGACCAACCCGCAATAACCTTAACTTTAATCCAGGGAGGGCACAGCATGCTGGTTGTTACCAACACCATCAGGGTCAAGGAAGGCCATGGCGAAGCCTTGGCCGGGCGTTTTGCAGGGGCCGGCGGCGTTCAGGACATGCCTGGCTTTGTACGTATGGAGGTCTGGCACGGCGAGGCCAAGGACGGCGCGGAAGAGCTGAAGATCTGTACGGTATGGGAGAACGAAGAGGCGTTCAAGGGCTGGACCGCCAGCCCTTCCTTCCGTGAATCGCACCGGGGAGCCGGCGGGAATGAGGCTATTCTCGGCGCTTCCCTCGACAAGTACCGGCTGCTGGTCAGCCGTACGCCGGGAGAATAATTGTATTTCATCACAAAAGGGACGTTCCTTTAAGCCATGCGGCTTAGAGGAACGTCCCTTCTTTTGCTGATATGCGCGCCGCCTAATGCTCTTCAGCAGCCTGCGGCTGAGACACTTCATGGTGCTTGCCGGGCCAGAAAGACCAGCGGCCGAGCAGCAGCGTTATCGCAGGCACCAGGAACGGGCGGACGACAAAGGTGTCAAGCAGCACACCGATTGCCGTAATAATCCCGAACTGCACCAGCACCTGAATCGGCAGAGTGGCCAGTACGGCAAAGGTTCCGGCCAGAATGAGGCCTGCGGACGTGATTACCGATCCGGTCTCATTCACCCCTTCGGCAATGGCCTGTTTCAGCGGCATCACCTTACGTTTTTTCCAGATGTTCGAGATCATAAAGATGTTGTAGTCCTCGCCCAGCGCAACCAGGAAGACGAAGGAATACAGCGGGATCGCACCCTGGATGGCGTCTGCACCAAGCACATAATGGATAATGATCCAGCCCAGCCCCAGCGCAGAGAAGAAGGACAGGATTACTGTTGCCACCAGATAGACGGTAGCGACCAGTGACCGCAGATAGATCAGCAGCAGCAGGGAAATCAGCCCGATTACCACCGGTATGATGAGATCCGTATCCCGCTCCCCGAGCTCTTTGGTATCATACTGGGTGGCAGTCTGTCCGCTGATCCAGACCCGTTCCTGCGGATTATCCAGACCTGCATCGGTCAACGCCTGCTCCACCGTGTTCTGAAGCGCCGGTATATGGCTCATCGCTTCAAGCGAATACGGATTATCCTTAAACTCGATATCGAATCCGATAATATCCTTGTTAACCGCCCCGGTCTGCGGATCAGAGACTGTATCCACGTAAGACAAGCCTCCGAGCACCACTTTGAAATCCCCGCCGTCAGCCTGGCCGCCGGTGTCGATCATCAGCTTGGCCGGTGCCAGCTCCCCGGGCGAGAACTGCGTACCGATCAGGTCAAAACCCTGCCGGGATTCCATATCCTCCGGGAAGGAGGACAGCAGGTCATAGGTGAACCTGATGCCGCTGGAGAAGGAAGCAAGTACACCCAACAATACAACCGTTACGCCCACAATGGCCCACGGGCGCGAAACGACGAATCCGCCGATGCCCTTTTTACGTGAAACCTTAACCTCAGGTACAGGCTTGCCCTTGGCTTTGGCCCGCTCGGCTTCCATTTGCGGCGTGCGCGGAATGAACGGAAAGAACGATTTACGGCCAAAGATCGCCAGCAGTGCCGGTACCAATGTCAGACTGGCAATACCCATAATGAGAATCGAAACGCTGAACGGAACCGCAAAGCGGTGATAAGCCCCGTACTTCGCCAGTAGCAGTGCGAACAAGGCCAGGACTACTGTAAATCCGCTCATTGCTATCGCGCCGGAGGAGTGGCTTATGGCGCTCAACAGCGCGCGGCCCTTGTTCTCTTCCACCTTCAGCATTTGTCTGAAGCGGGAGATCAGGAACAGGCAGTAATCCGTTCCGGCACCGAACAGCAGCACAGTCATAATTGAGATGGCCTGGGAATCCACCGTGATCCAGCCCTCCTGTGCCATTTTCCCGAGCAGCGGACTTGTTAATCCATAAGCGAATCCTACCGCCACCAGCGGGATTAAGGCCAGCACAGGAGAACGGTAAATCAGCAGCAGGAACACCAGCACGAGAATGACTGTCGCAATCAGCAGAGATACGTCCGCATCCTCAAATAGTCCTGTGGCATCGATTGAAATACCTACAGGTCCCGATACCCTCAGGCTCAGTTCGCTGCTCTCCACCTCAGCCGCCGCCGGGTCGGCTCCGGTCTCTGCGCTTACAAGCGCCTTCAGCTGCGTTACCGCTTCACCTAACTGGTCGCTGTCAGCCGTTTTCTCGAACAGCACCGGTGTAACCAGTGTGCTGCGGTCTTCCGACAGCGAGGCCTGCAGCGCCTGAGGCGGCAGCTGCCCCAGCGGCGGCACAAAGTTCTGGTGCTCCAGAGGCTGCTGCTCCAGCTTGCCGTACACGGCGATAATATGTATCAGATCTTCTTCGGACAACCCGCCCTCCCTGTGCCATACCAGCAGTGCCGGTGTGCCGCTGCCGCCCGGAAACTCCTGCTCTGCCACGGCCGCCGCCCGTACGGATTGGGCATCATCGGGGAGATTCTGCGCATTATTAAGCACCTGCGAATTTACAGAGGGCCAGACAAGCGTTAGCACACCTACAGCCACAATCCAGACCAGAAGTGTGATCCACTTCGTTTTGCGGCCTGCCACCCATTTTCCGTAGCCTGACATTTCTTTCATCCTCTCCTCATTAACGGCATTCATCCAAAAATGAGCCGCGGGTCATTTTCTATCCATATCATATATACCCTGAAATTTTTAATCAAATCTTTTTCTTATTATGGGTCCATACAAAATTTTCCGTTTACAGCTATTCCTCCGCTTCAGCGCAAAAAAACGCCTCTCTGTCCGCAGTATTACCTAGCTGCTGTAACAGAGAAGCGCTGAACTATTCTAGTATTCTTTTTACAAAGTTATTACTGCTCAGCCGACATCCGGCAGATCATCCCCCGAAAATTGGCTGTTATAGAGGTCGGCATAGAATCCGCCTTGCTCCAGCAATTCTACATGGGTCCCCTTCTCGATTACGGTACCCTGGTTCATGACCAGGATCAGATCCGCGTCACGGATGGTCGACAGACGGTGGGCAATGACAAAGCTGGTCCGGCCGGTCATCAGCGTGTTCATAGCCTTCTGGATCTGCACTTCGGTCCGGGTATCGACGCTGCTTGTCGCTTCATCCAGAATGAGAATGGAAGGATCAGCCAGAATGGCCCGGGCAATCGTAAGCAGCTGCTTCTGCCCCTGGGAGATATTCGAAGCTTCCTCATTCAGAATCGTGTCGTAACCGAGCGGAAGCGTCCGGATAAAGTGGTCGGCATGTGCAGCCTTCGCGGCGCGCACCACATCCGCTTCTGTGGATCCTTCGCGGCCGTAAGCGATATTATCGCGGATGGTGCCGTTGAAGAGCCAGGTATCCTGCAGCACCATGCCGAACTTGCTGCGCAGCTCGCTGCGCTTCATGCGGGTAATATCCACACCGTCAATCCGGATTTCACCGCCGTTAAGCTCGTAAAACCGCATGAGCAGGTTGATCAGTGTAGTCTTGCCGGCACCGGTTGGTCCAACGATGGCGATGGTCTGCCCCGGGCTGACTTCAATATTCATGTCTTCGATCAGGATGGCATCCTCTTTATAGCCGAATTTCACGTGACGGAATTCAACCGCACCCTCTTCAGCGCCAACTGCAGGTCTGAACTGGGAATCAGCAACTTCGGGAACTTCTTCCTCTTCATCCAGCAGCTCAAATACGCGCTCCGCAGAGGCAATGGTAGACTGGATAATGTTCGCAATATTGGCCGTCTGCGTGATCGGCATGGTGAACTGGCGCGAATATTGGATAAAGGCCTGGATGTCCCCGACCTCAATCGCTTTGCGGGTTACAAAAATCCCCCCGACCACACAGACAAGCACATACCCCAGGTTACCGATGAACATCATCAGCGGCATAATCATCCCGGACATGAACTGGGCACGCCAGCCGGAATTGTACAGATCCTCATTAATTTTGTTGAAGTCGCTGAGCGACTGCTTTTCCCGGCCGAAAGCCTTGATAATCCGGTGGCCGGTGTACATTTCCTCTACATGGCCGTTCAGCTCGCCCAGAGATTTCTGCTGCCCGATGAAATGGGACTGTGACCGTTTGGAAATTGCAATAATAACGACAAAGCTCAGCGGCAGCGTAGTGATCGTAATCAAGGTCAGCCAAGGGCTGATCGTTAGCATCATAATAATGACACCGATAATGGTTACGATCGACGTAATCAGCTGGGTCAAGCTCTGCTGCAGCGTGGTGCTGATATTATCCACATCATTGGTTGCCCGGCTGAGAATTTCCCCGTGTGTCCGGGAATCGAAATACTTCAGCGGCAGGCGCTCCAGCTTGCTGTTGATCTGCTCACGCATATCAAAGACAACCTTCTGGGCCACATCCGCCATCACGTACTGCTGTATATAACTGAACAGGGAGCTGAGCAGATAAAGGCCGGCCAGAATGAGCAGAATATTATTTACATATTGAAAATCGATTGCCGCTCCCTCAACCCCCGTGAGTATGCCGTAAGCACCTTCAAACAGCTTGGTCGTTGCTTTACCCATAACCTTCGGGCTGAAAATGCTGAACACTGTGCTGGCTATCGCCATAATGAAGACAATCAGCAGCTGGGTCTGACGCGGGCGCAAATACCGGATCAGCCGGCGGAGCGTGCCTTTGAAATCCTTGGCCTTCTGCACCGGCATACTCATTCCGGGCGGCCCGCCGGGTCCGCGGTGACCGCGCGGAGGCTTGGGCATTCTGTTCGTCTTGTTCATGTCACTCATGCTATCTCCTCCTCTGACAACTGCGAGGATACGATCTCGCGGTACACTTCACTGTTCTCCAGCAGCTCGCGGTGATTGCCGATTCCGGCAATCCGGCCTTCATCCAGCACAATAATCCGGTCAGCATCCATAACGGTGCTGACCCGCTGGGCGACAATGAGCACCGTCGACTCGGTGGTCTCCTCTTTGAGCGCAGCACGCAGCCTGGCATCGGTTTTGAAGTCGAGGGCCGAGAAGCTGTCATCGAACAGGTAGACTTCCGGCTTCCGGACCAGTGCGCGGGCGATCGACAGGCGCTGCTTCTGGCCGCCGGAGACATTGTTCCCGCCCTGGGCGATCCCGGAATTGAAGCCCTCTTTCATCGCGGAGACGAAGTCATAAGCCTGTGCCACCTTGGCCGCGTGGATAATCTCCTCATCCGTTGCATCCTCTTTGCCGTAGCGGATATTATCGTTGATCGTACCGGTGAACAACACGGCTTTTTGCGGGATATAACCGATCTTGCTCCGCAGTTCCTCCTGCGTCATGTCGCGCACATCCACGCCGTCTACCCGCACAGCGCCTTCCACAACATCATAGAATCTTGGGATCATGCTTAGGAGTGTGGATTTACCCGAGCCGGTACCGCCGATGATGGCAGTGACCTCACCGGGACGTGCGCTGAAGCTTATTCCCGACAGGGCGGGCTGCTCCGCTCCAGGATAAGAGAAGGAGACATTCTCGAATTCCACGAACCCGCGCATCGTGTCACGGCCGTCCCCACGGGTAGCTTCTGCAGTATTATGCAGCTCAGTGGGACCGGGATCCTTGATCTCAGGCTGCATATCCAGCACTTCATTGATCCGGACAGCAGAGGCAGAAGCCCGGGGAATCAGCACGAACATCATGGACACCATAATCAGGGAGAACATAATCTGCATGGCGTACTGGATAAAGGCCATCAGTGAACCTACCTGAAGATCGCCGTCGCCGATCCGGATGCCCCCGTAATACAGAATGGCTATCATTGAAAAGTTCATGACTAGCATCATCAGCGGCATCAGGCCGGCCATGATTTTATTGACCTTAATTGCTGTTGCCGTCAGATCTGTATTCGCTTCGGTGAACCGTCTGTTCTCATGCTCGATCCGGTTGAACGAACGGATAACCCGGATACCGGTTAAATGCTCACGCAGCACGCGGTTCAGGGTATCGAGCTTGACCTGGATCGCTTTGAACAGCGGAAGGCCTTTCATCCCGATAAGCAGAATAGCGCCCACAAGCACCGGAATCACGACCACAAAAATAAGGGACAGCTTGGCGTCCTCCGACACCGCCATAATAATCCCCCCGATCATCATCATCGGAGCGCTGATCATCATGCGCAGCATCATTGTCAGTACGGTCTGTACTTGCGTAATATCATTGGTGGTCCGTGTAATGAGCGAAGCTGTACCCAGCTTGTCAAACTCATGCAGCGTGAAGTTCTCAACATGATTGAACATCCGCGAGCGGACATTTTTGCCGAAGCCTGCAGCAACCTTAGCCGACAAATAGCTGGCAACGACGGAGAACAACGCTCCAAGGCCCGCAACCAGCAGCATGAAGCCGCCGATTTTCCAGATGTAGCTGCGGTCAGCCTGAACGATCCCTTTATCCACGATGTCGGACATAAGAGTAGGAAGATACAGGTCGCCCATGGACTGCAGAAACACAAGAATCAGTATCATGGCTACCGCCAGCTTGAAGGGCTTCAGTTCTTTCAATAATTTAATCAAGGTCATCATCTCCGTTCTTTTGTAACCGGTCCAGGTTAGGCGGGGGATTGTCTTCTATAAACGTATGCACCTTCAAAAGGAGCTCGGCAAGCCGGCTGCTGTCCTCTTCGCCCAGATAGTCTACCAGTTTGTTCAGGGAAGCATCCATGTGGGCCTTGGCTTTGCGCGTAATCGCCACCCCCTGCTCTGTCAGCTTGACCCGCACCACCCTCCGGTCAGAGGGATCCGCCTGTCTTACAACCATGTCCTTGGCTTCAAGGCTGTTGATAAGCTGGGTCACAGTCGGCGGCGTAATCTGCAGGCGGCGGCTGATCTCCGATACCTTAAGCCCCTCCTCTGAGGAATGAGCATGTTTGGCCAGACATATTAATAAAGTCATCTCACTTGGCTTATGGCCCTCCACGGTTTGCCTCAAATGGGCCCGCCGAAGCTGCCGGATCGCGGCAAAAAGCCTGTGACCGACTGGATTGTCATCATCTATCCCAATATCGTCCACCTCTTTTAGTTAGGCATGCAAATAATTAAACACAATATTAATTAGGCTCACTAATTATATTTTTGCTGCACCGATTTGTCAATTATTGAAAATCCGGACAAACTCAAAAAAGAAGAGCAGTCTGCTCTCCTTGGGTGTACATATCTGTTCTCTGGTACCGGCGGCTTATTGTCTCAGGGCTGCCTTGGTCCGCACTCTCTGAATCTTGGAGCCGTTACTGTAGACTGCAGCTCCGTTCTTGCGGCTGCGCATGCTCTCCATCATCTTGTTCTGGGCCATGACAATATAGCCGTCCAGCCGCTGGCTGAGCTCCACCACTCTGTCATCGCTGAGGCTGCGCTCCTGTGCCACCTCCAGCAGTTCGCTTCTAAGACTCTCTATAGTTATGAATAAGTCATCTTCTCTGTAATCTCTTCTATTCTCATGGGAAGTCCGGGAAAGGTTCACAATTAGTCACCTGCTCTCTATCAAGTTCCTCCCTATCATAAATCATGATGCCAAAAAAACATATTTTGAAAAAAAAGATAAATTTGGAGTGTAAATTTACACGGTTTCATCCCGGCCATCCTGTCCCGGCAAAACATAACGCTCTCCCAGCACGCTCATCGCAAAGGATATCCATTCACGTGCTGCAAAGGACAGATAGCGGTCCCGGCGCCAAATCATCCCGAGCTGCCATGGAATCACGGGCTCGGTCAATGGAATGACAGCAATTCTGGAACGGTCTATATCCCGGCAGATCGTCTGCGGCAGAAGCGCAATGCCCATGCCCGCCCCGACCATCTGGCTGATCAGATCCCATTGCGAGCTCTCATATACAACCTTGGGCTGGAAGCCCGCCTTAATGCATTCCGTGATAATCCGGTCATGCAGGGCAAAGTCCTCGCGGAACAGGACAAACTCCTCCTCTTCAAGCTCTTTAAGCACAACAGACTCCGCAACCGCCAGCCGGTGTGAAGCGGGCACCAGAAGCTCCAGCCGTTCCTCCACGAAGGTAAAGCAATGAAATTTGTCTGTACTTACAGGCAGCACGATCGCCCCGATATCGAGCAGGCCGGATTCCACATCATCCTCCACCTTTTTGGACCCGTCTTCGTGCAGGCGGATGGTGACCTCGGGATACCGCCTGTGGAATTCCCCGATGACAGCCGGAAAGAAGCTTGCCCCTACCATGGGCGGCAGCCCGATGCGGATATGGCCGCGCTGCAGATTGCGCAGGCTGTCCAGCTCCGAGGAGAGGCTGGCGAAGGACTCTACAATATTTTGCGCCTTGGACAGCAGAATCTCCCCCGCATCGGTCAGCCGGATGCTTTTGCCTTCCCGGTAAAAAAGGGCCGCTCCAAGCTCCTCCTCCAGATTGCGGATCATTTTGCTGATGGTGGGCTGGGTGATATAGAGCGATTCAGCCGCTTTGGAGAAGCTGTTCATTCTTGCCACCTGGACAAAATACTGCAGCTGACGGATATCCACGGACCACGCCTCCTATGTATAGATAAATGGAATGTCACTTATTCAATCTATTCATTTTACCTATGAAAATAATCGTTGTAAAATTTCATTACAATGAAAGGAGCGAAGCCTTATGAAAAAACTGACTGTAGGCTTGCTGCAGATTGCCGGTCTTACCTTGTTCGCCATGCTGGTTAATTTCCTGACCTCACTAATACATCTTCCTATTCCCGGAAGCATTATCGGGATGATTCTATTATTTCTGCTGCTGGAAACCGGCGCCGTCCGCCTGAACTGGGTCGAAGTCGGGGCATCCTGGCTGCTTGCCGAGCTGCTGCTGTTCTTTATCCCCTCTGCTATTGGCGTAATGAAATACTCCACTATGCTTGAAGCTGACGGACTTCAGGTGCTGGGCGTGGTCATTGTGGGCACCTTTGCCGTCATGGCCGGCTCGGGACTGCTTACCGGAGCCATTTATAAAGTAAAGGAGCGTAAAAACTCATGACTACAGGATTAGTACTGCTGGTGCTTACCCTCCTTGTCTATATGCTGTCCAAACGTATCTATGCCGCGAGCGGCAAGGTGTATGCTTCCCCGCTCATCGTCACACCGCTCGTTATGATCTGTGTTCTCCTTATAACAGGAATTCCTTATGAATCCTACAATGCGGGAGGCAAATGGCTTACGGATCTGCTGCAGCCGGCAACCGTCGCCTTTGCGATCCCACTTCATAAAAACTTCAAGGTGCTCAAAAAGCACGCCGCCGAAATTGCGGCAGGCGTGCTCTCCGGTACGGTCATTGCCGTGATGTCCTCCATGCTGCTGGCCAGATGGATGCATCTGAGCGGCGATCTGGCCACCAGCCTGGTCCCCCGCTCGGTGACCACACCGATAGCCATGAGCATCTCACAGAGCATTGGCGGCATCCCGAGCATTACGGCCGTATTCGTCATCCTCACCGGTATCCTCGGTACGATGATGGGCCCGTCCGTGCTGCGCCTCTTCCGCATTGACAATGAAATTGCGCGCGGTGTATCGCTGGGAACCGCAGCGCACGGTACGGGCACTTCCAAAGCCTTTGAGCTGAGTTCGCTGACCGGCACCATCTCCAGTATCGCGATGATTTTGACGGCCCTGTTCTCGTTGGGACTTGCGCCGGCGCTGCTCGCGGTTTTCCTCCACTAGGCCGTCCCGGCTTGGGCCGCAGACCTGCACATCCTTTCCTTGGATGCTTCAGGTCTTTTTTTATAGGCATACAGTACTGCAGCAGTTACAGCTTCACAGGCAATCCGCGCTGTGCTGACTCATAAGCCGCGCAGGTTACCTTCAGTGTCCTGTAGCCGTCCTCGTAATCACTGAGAATCCGCGAACGGTCACCTGTCCGTACGGCGTGCAGGAATGCTTCACTCTCTGTAACATACGGATTCCCCGTATTTGCGTATTCTTTAGTATCGCCGCTGCGCAGCTCAAGCAAACGCTCAGGGTTCCAGTCCAGCATGCCTTTATCATTATAGAAGCTGATTCCGGAACAGCCTACCCCGCCGGGCAGTACACAGGTATTGGAAATGTTCGCAATGATCCCGCTCTCGAGCTTCAGGGATACCGTTCCCACATCCGCCACCGTCACACCTTCATGCTTCTCGTGCATAACCCGGTTGCCGAACAGGCCGTAGACCTCGGTAACCTCACCAGCCAGATATCTGAGCAGATCAACGATATGGGTGGTTTGTTCCGTGAACTGGCCCCCGGACTGCTCCTGATTGCGCCACCAGGCCGCGCCCGGCATATCCCCCATCCACTGGCCGACAACCATGCCGATCTTGTCCCCGCTGAGCGCCTGCTTCAGCCGCTGGATATTCTCCTGGTAGCGGAAATGATACCCTACGGAAGTCAGCAGGTTATGCTCTTTGATATCCTGCAGCAGGCTTGCCGGAATTTCGGTGCTTGCGCCAAGCGGCTTTTCGATAAAAAAGGGAATATCCCGCCTGATCAGCGCGCGCTCGATCGCACCATGCGACTGCGGGGGTACGCAGATATAGACGGCATCCAGCTTCTGGCTGTCCAGCATTTCCGTGATCTCCCCGTAGCCCTCGGCTCCGTAAGGACGGGCCATATCCTCGCCCTTCTGCTTACTGCTGCCGCAGACTGCCTTAAGGGTGACATCCTCCATTCCCGCCAGCAAATCCGCATGCACTTTGGAGAACCAGCCGGTTCCTACAATTCCGATATTGAGTGCCATATTATTTCCCTCCTGTAGATTTCAATTGAATGCCTTTTCATAGAGTATACCCTGTCAGCCCATGACAAGGTAGTCCCGCCATTCATCCGGGAGCAGCCCCTGATACGGATACTGCAGGAAGCGGTCATCTGCCAGTACAATCCTTCCGCTGTCGCTTTCGCTGCGGATCAGCCTTCCGCCCGCCTGCAGCACCTTGCACATGCCCGGGTAGACATAGGCGTAATCAAAGCCGTTTTTGCCCCGGGACTGAAAATAACCCCGCAGCAGATTACGCTCCAGCCCGACCTGCGGCAGGCCGACACCTACCACCATTACACCGTTCAGCCGGTCCCCGGGCAGATCCACACCTTCCGAGAAGATCCCTCCGAGTACAGCGAAGCCTAGCAGCGTCCTTGGATTATCCGGCTGAAACGCAGCAAGAAACTCCACCCGCTCCGGCTCACTCATCCCGCTGCTCTGGACGATGGTCGGCACCTCCGGGTACTTCTCTGCAAACCGCTCATACACGTTCGCCAAATACACATAGGAAGGAAAGAAGACCAGATAGTTACCTTTCCGCGACGTCATGCCTTTGAGTGCATCCGTCAGCGGAAGCAGCGAATCTTCACGGTCACGGTAACGGGTGGATACAGGCAGCACAGATACCTGCCACTGCTCTTTATGAAAAGGCGACGGTACGCTGAGGCTGTAGTCCTCCTCCCCTGCGCCGATCATATCCCGGTAGTAAGAGAGCGGCGACAGTGTTGCGGAGAACAGAATCTGGCTGCGGAAGCTCCGGCCCATCTGCTGAAGCAGGTGGGAGGGGTCCAGATTGAACAGCTTCAGGAAGACATCACCGCGCTGAACCTCCGCGTAGGT
Coding sequences:
- a CDS encoding antibiotic biosynthesis monooxygenase is translated as MLVVTNTIRVKEGHGEALAGRFAGAGGVQDMPGFVRMEVWHGEAKDGAEELKICTVWENEEAFKGWTASPSFRESHRGAGGNEAILGASLDKYRLLVSRTPGE
- a CDS encoding MMPL family transporter, which gives rise to MKEMSGYGKWVAGRKTKWITLLVWIVAVGVLTLVWPSVNSQVLNNAQNLPDDAQSVRAAAVAEQEFPGGSGTPALLVWHREGGLSEEDLIHIIAVYGKLEQQPLEHQNFVPPLGQLPPQALQASLSEDRSTLVTPVLFEKTADSDQLGEAVTQLKALVSAETGADPAAAEVESSELSLRVSGPVGISIDATGLFEDADVSLLIATVILVLVFLLLIYRSPVLALIPLVAVGFAYGLTSPLLGKMAQEGWITVDSQAISIMTVLLFGAGTDYCLFLISRFRQMLKVEENKGRALLSAISHSSGAIAMSGFTVVLALFALLLAKYGAYHRFAVPFSVSILIMGIASLTLVPALLAIFGRKSFFPFIPRTPQMEAERAKAKGKPVPEVKVSRKKGIGGFVVSRPWAIVGVTVVLLGVLASFSSGIRFTYDLLSSFPEDMESRQGFDLIGTQFSPGELAPAKLMIDTGGQADGGDFKVVLGGLSYVDTVSDPQTGAVNKDIIGFDIEFKDNPYSLEAMSHIPALQNTVEQALTDAGLDNPQERVWISGQTATQYDTKELGERDTDLIIPVVIGLISLLLLIYLRSLVATVYLVATVILSFFSALGLGWIIIHYVLGADAIQGAIPLYSFVFLVALGEDYNIFMISNIWKKRKVMPLKQAIAEGVNETGSVITSAGLILAGTFAVLATLPIQVLVQFGIITAIGVLLDTFVVRPFLVPAITLLLGRWSFWPGKHHEVSQPQAAEEH
- a CDS encoding 3-ketoacyl-ACP reductase; the protein is MDLRGKSIVITGAGKGIGKALAMALAKEGANLGLVSRTAADLEALKSALTEVYDVKVSIAVADIAVREEAERAVVSLQNDLGAFDALINNAGIAKFGTLVEMDPAEWERHMQVNLFGTYYVTRAALPAMIERSSGNIINISSTAGERGFATGSAYCASKFALMGMTEALAQEVRKHNIRVVALTPSTVNTGLAENAGLKIGDEDRMMQPEDVAELTLAALKLPDRVFLKTAGIWTTNPQ
- a CDS encoding FAD-dependent oxidoreductase, which gives rise to MSSPNQVPQGLPQFPESLWRDTVDLPSFPKLAEDHVTDVAIVGGGITGITTAYLLAKEGYKVTLLEAGRLFDGTTGFTTAKITAQHGMIYNELVKNFGEEQAWAYFRSNNEAMDWIVATAGELDLSCGLVREDAILYANAGDDKTLKQLEAEFEAYQKIGIPGEWQDNISLPLMAGGAIKLSGQYRFHPLQYLKGLLDVVLEKGGVVFEHTTIGEKVDKDGLLTLHTEGEEYTIKCRHAVSASHFPFYDGGGLYFTRLHAERSYALAIQPEADYEGGMYLSASTPTRSLRAVEWNGQKLVLVGGEGHKTGQGICTFGHYENLEVFAGELLGIKGIPYRWSAQDLITVDKVPYIGKLDDEEIYIATGFAKWGMTNGTLAARMITDQITGKGSPYTELYDPSRFKAKPGIKNFIVQNSNVAKELVTGKLEFVHKKTRDLQADEGAVVFHDGKRVGAYRDTGGKLHLVDRTCTHMGCECEWNDGERSWDCPCHGSRFSYDGKVLEGPATVPLTKIEAEE
- a CDS encoding ABC transporter ATP-binding protein, coding for MNKTNRMPKPPRGHRGPGGPPGMSMPVQKAKDFKGTLRRLIRYLRPRQTQLLIVFIMAIASTVFSIFSPKVMGKATTKLFEGAYGILTGVEGAAIDFQYVNNILLILAGLYLLSSLFSYIQQYVMADVAQKVVFDMREQINSKLERLPLKYFDSRTHGEILSRATNDVDNISTTLQQSLTQLITSIVTIIGVIIMMLTISPWLTLITITTLPLSFVVIIAISKRSQSHFIGQQKSLGELNGHVEEMYTGHRIIKAFGREKQSLSDFNKINEDLYNSGWRAQFMSGMIMPLMMFIGNLGYVLVCVVGGIFVTRKAIEVGDIQAFIQYSRQFTMPITQTANIANIIQSTIASAERVFELLDEEEEVPEVADSQFRPAVGAEEGAVEFRHVKFGYKEDAILIEDMNIEVSPGQTIAIVGPTGAGKTTLINLLMRFYELNGGEIRIDGVDITRMKRSELRSKFGMVLQDTWLFNGTIRDNIAYGREGSTEADVVRAAKAAHADHFIRTLPLGYDTILNEEASNISQGQKQLLTIARAILADPSILILDEATSSVDTRTEVQIQKAMNTLMTGRTSFVIAHRLSTIRDADLILVMNQGTVIEKGTHVELLEQGGFYADLYNSQFSGDDLPDVG